GCCCGGTCGGAAACTGAGCTGCTGCACCAGCCCCACCTCACGGTCGGCCGCCAGCCGGAAGGGGCGCAGGTGGCGCGCGTCGATGCCATAGGCGAGCAACGCTGCGGCCGCGCGGGCGATCTGCAGACCGTCGGCGTCGTAGTAGCCGTCCTTGCCCGGGCGCACCAGCCCGAAATCGGCCAGTCCGGCGACCGCCTTCGCGTCGAGCCCGGTGGCCGCGCACAGTTCGTCGACGGACAGCCGTAGGTCGTGGTCGCCCTCGGCGACGATGTCGGCGACGGTCGGCGCGTCGGCGTCGGCGTCGGATGCCGAGGCCGGCACCGATGGTCGGCCCTCGACCGGAGCCGGCTCCAAACCGCGGTCGAACGCGTCGAGCGCCTCGCGGATCACCTTGAGCGGCCAGAACCGGTCGCGTTGGGCGCGCAGCACGAACCGCAGCCGCTCCACATCACGCTCGGTGTAGCGCCGGTAGCCACTGCCGGCACGCTGCGGACTGACGACGCCCTGCGCGTCGAGGAATCGCACCTTCGACAGGGTGAGGTCAGGGAACTCGTCCTGCAGTTGCTTCAGGACCGCGCCGATGGCGAGCGTCGGCCGTTGCTCGCTCACGACCCCGCGGGGGCGGCGAAGTAGACGAACCGGAACTTGCCGATCTGCACCTCGTCACCGCTGTGCAGTTCGGCGGCGTCGGTGATCGCACCGTTGACGTAGGTGCCGTTGAGCGAGCCCACGTCGACCACGCTGTAGCCCTGCTGGCGACGGCGGAACACCGCGTGCCGACGGGAAACGGTGACGTCGTCGAGGAAGATGTCGCTGTCGGTGTGCCGACCGCTGCCGATCTCCTCGTCGTCGAGCAGGAATCGTGCACCGGAGTTCGGGCCGCGCATCGCGATCAACAGGGCCGTGCCGGGTCGCAACGCGTCGACCATCGCCTGGTCGGACTGCGACAGGCGCAGCTCACCGGAGAACTCCGCCGGGACGACGGCGTCGGAGCCGATGGTGAAACGGGCAGTGGCGTCACCACCCGGCTGGTCGGTTCCAGGGTGCTGCTGGTCGTTCATCTGTTCAGCCTAATCGATCGGCCCCGCAGGGCGACGGAGCTCAGTTGAGCGAGGACTTGTACGCGTCGACGTCCTGGAGCTGCTCCACGGCGGCCGGGTCGGCCACCTTGAGCTCGTACATCCAGCCCTCGCCGTACGGGTCGGAGTTGACCAGTTCGGGGGTCGCGTCGAGCTGCTCGTTGACAGCGGTCACCTCGCCCTCCAGCGGCGAGTAGAGGTCGCTGACCGACTTGGTCGACTCGACCTCACCGCACGAGTCACCCGCCGAGACGGTGTCACCGACGCCCGGCAGGCTCACGTAGACCACATCGCCGAGGGCATCCTGCGCGAACGCCGTGATGCCGACGCGGACGACACCGTCGCCCTGCTCCTTCACCCACTCGTGGTCACTGGTGTAGCGCAGGTCGGCGGGGTACTCGAGGTCGCTCATGATGCTCCTAGGTCGACGATGCGTGATGCACGCGGAAAACCGGAGGTCTACCGGGCTGTGTCCGCCTGAGCGTATCCAGGCACCTCCGAGGGCCGCAACGCGGTCACCTCAACTGGGTTCTTGGAGGCCACTGTGGCGGCGATTCCCAACTGCCGCAACGTCTCCAGCACACCACCGGGGATCGCCAGCGCGGTCGACATGGTGTGCGGATCACCGATCGCCCGCACGGTGTACGGGGCGGTCAGCGTCTTGCCGTCGACGATCAGTTGGCCCTGCATCGTCAGCCCGAACCAGGTGTTGGCGGTGACCCGGCTGTCGTTGATCTGGATCGCCTCGGCGCCGGCGTCGCGCAGTTCCTGCACGGTGTCGAGCACGTTGTTCGGCTGGATCTGTCGGGCCTGGTCGGGAATCGTCAGGATGATGCCCGGCCCGGTCGCGCGGACGGTGCCGGCCAGGATGCCGAGGGCCGCGAGGCGGTCCTCCGCGGCCTTGATGGCCGCCGCGTCTCCCCCGCCGGCCCGCAACGAGTCACGGGTGCGGGTGAGCCGGTTGATCTCGTCGCCGAGCTTGCCACTCTGCTGGTTGACGCCGTCGAGCAGCGTGACCAGGTCTTCCTGGCGCATGTTCTCCAGGCCGGACGCGCGGTACTGCTGCACCTGCGTGACCATCGCGAAACCGAGCAGCACCGCCAACGCGGTGACCAGAAGGTTGGCCTTGGTGAACCGCGGGCGCCCCATCCGGGCCAGCCGTCCCCAGCCCTGTGAGGGTGTCTGGGACGCGGCGGGCCGGGTTTCGACGGACTCGGTCTCGTCGGGCACTTCGTCCTCGTACGCGGCCAGCGCCGGATCGACCTCGCCGGGTGGCGACGCCTCGGGGTCGGGCTTGCGCTTCCTGGGGCTCATGCGTGGAAGAGGTGTCGACGGATGGAGGCGACGTTGCTGAAGATGCGCAAGCCGAGCACGACGACCACACCGGTCGACAGCTGGGAACCGACACCGAGCTGGTCGCCGAGGAAGACGATGAACGAGGCGACGACGACGTTCGACAGGAACGAGACGACGAACACCTTGTCGTCGAAGATGCCGTCGAGCACGGCACGCACGGCGCCGAACACGGCGTCGAGAGCGGCGATGACCGCGATCGGCAGGTACGGCTGCAGCCACAGCGGCACGTCCGGGGACAGGACGATGCCGATGACGAGGCCGGCAACGAGGCCGAGGGCAGGGATCACTGGGACTTCTCCTTCGCGGGGCGTGCGTAGTTCAGCGACACCGAGGGTGCCTCGGGAAGCTGAACGTTCTGCGACGTGCGCCAACTCGAGCGCACGCCGACACCCTTACTGATGGTCGACAGGTAGTTGCCACCTGCGTTCTTGTCGAATGCCGCATGCAGACCCGACGGTCCGATGATCGAGATGTCGTAGGGCGGCACGAGCGGACGGTAGTTGACGAGGATCGCCTCGCCGGCGAACCGGATCGCGGTGAGCGAGGTGACCCGCTGGCCGTTGATGGCGATCGCCTCGGCGCCCGCTTCCCACAGACCGTTGACGACCATCTGCAGGTCGGCGGAGGTCACCCGCCCGGTGTCGGACCCGGAGGTGCGCGGATCACCCTGGGCATCGGTGCCGGCGTCCTTCGCGTCGTTCACGCTCAGCACGAATCCGGGACCGTGCACGGCGACCGCACCGGCGACCGCCTCGGCGACGTGCAGTTCATCGGTGGTGTCCTGCCGGTTGCCTCGGCTCAGCGCCGACTCCTGCAGCCCGGCGATCTCGGTGTTGAGCCCGGTGACCGAGCGCGAGCGCTGGTCGATGAGCGTCTGCCCCTTGTTGATCCGCGACACGAGTTCGTCGTGTTGCTTCTTGGCCTCACCGAGCGGGGTGCGCAGCGTCAGCGCGCTGACCGCGAGCCCGAAACCGATCAGCACCATCACCAGGATGAGCAGGGGCGAGCGGGTGCCCGAGGTGGGCG
This genomic stretch from Calidifontibacter indicus harbors:
- a CDS encoding MerR family transcriptional regulator, encoding MSEQRPTLAIGAVLKQLQDEFPDLTLSKVRFLDAQGVVSPQRAGSGYRRYTERDVERLRFVLRAQRDRFWPLKVIREALDAFDRGLEPAPVEGRPSVPASASDADADAPTVADIVAEGDHDLRLSVDELCAATGLDAKAVAGLADFGLVRPGKDGYYDADGLQIARAAAALLAYGIDARHLRPFRLAADREVGLVQQLSFRPGDSDRDAAAEVVRECLALHLALVRAGLRG
- a CDS encoding FHA domain-containing protein, which encodes MNDQQHPGTDQPGGDATARFTIGSDAVVPAEFSGELRLSQSDQAMVDALRPGTALLIAMRGPNSGARFLLDDEEIGSGRHTDSDIFLDDVTVSRRHAVFRRRQQGYSVVDVGSLNGTYVNGAITDAAELHSGDEVQIGKFRFVYFAAPAGS
- the gcvH gene encoding glycine cleavage system protein GcvH is translated as MSDLEYPADLRYTSDHEWVKEQGDGVVRVGITAFAQDALGDVVYVSLPGVGDTVSAGDSCGEVESTKSVSDLYSPLEGEVTAVNEQLDATPELVNSDPYGEGWMYELKVADPAAVEQLQDVDAYKSSLN
- a CDS encoding DUF881 domain-containing protein — protein: MSPRKRKPDPEASPPGEVDPALAAYEDEVPDETESVETRPAASQTPSQGWGRLARMGRPRFTKANLLVTALAVLLGFAMVTQVQQYRASGLENMRQEDLVTLLDGVNQQSGKLGDEINRLTRTRDSLRAGGGDAAAIKAAEDRLAALGILAGTVRATGPGIILTIPDQARQIQPNNVLDTVQELRDAGAEAIQINDSRVTANTWFGLTMQGQLIVDGKTLTAPYTVRAIGDPHTMSTALAIPGGVLETLRQLGIAATVASKNPVEVTALRPSEVPGYAQADTAR
- a CDS encoding small basic family protein gives rise to the protein MIPALGLVAGLVIGIVLSPDVPLWLQPYLPIAVIAALDAVFGAVRAVLDGIFDDKVFVVSFLSNVVVASFIVFLGDQLGVGSQLSTGVVVVLGLRIFSNVASIRRHLFHA
- a CDS encoding DUF881 domain-containing protein, with product MKWSKLPKLTPDEPTPPRDPAASMSLINDVIRHPLDPSYEAAAAKKRAAGLAPTSGTRSPLLILVMVLIGFGLAVSALTLRTPLGEAKKQHDELVSRINKGQTLIDQRSRSVTGLNTEIAGLQESALSRGNRQDTTDELHVAEAVAGAVAVHGPGFVLSVNDAKDAGTDAQGDPRTSGSDTGRVTSADLQMVVNGLWEAGAEAIAINGQRVTSLTAIRFAGEAILVNYRPLVPPYDISIIGPSGLHAAFDKNAGGNYLSTISKGVGVRSSWRTSQNVQLPEAPSVSLNYARPAKEKSQ